A region from the Acyrthosiphon pisum isolate AL4f chromosome A1, pea_aphid_22Mar2018_4r6ur, whole genome shotgun sequence genome encodes:
- the LOC100572870 gene encoding coagulation factor IX isoform X3, with amino-acid sequence MVLTSSNTDWFDVFEDPSVLRDKDNVTNKIVFPLVDQSKATETYYSAAEMCSEYSKLIYSYIKDPVLLLGHDHIIKVKDCHDVLTLIVNGTRADPKEFPHMALLGYNKNPKSNAWACGGSLISNRWILSAAHCEKLDDKLV; translated from the exons ATGGTACTGACATCATCCAACACAGACTGGTTTGACGTATTCGAAGACCCATCTGTTTTGAGAGACAAAG ATAATGTCaccaataaaattgtttttccgtTAGTTGATCAATCCAAAGCCACGGAAACATATTATTCGGCCGCTGAAA tGTGCAGCGAGTATTCGAAGttgatttatagttatataaaggATCCAGTATTATTGTTGGGTCACGACCACATTATCAAAGTTAAAGATTGTCACGATGTCTTAACCTTAATCGTTAACGGCACGAGGGCCGACCCAAAAGAATTTCCGCACATG gcTTTGTTGGGTTATAACAAGAACCCCAAAAGTAACGCATGGGCCTGCGGTGGATCACTGATCAGCAATAGATGGATCCTGTCCGCAGCACATTGTGAAAAACTAGATGACAAGTTAGtatga
- the LOC100572870 gene encoding serine protease snake isoform X2, with protein MYRYKLHIIIYLYYNSNIFIMSLHVNNVTNKIVFPLVDQSKATETYYSAAEMCSEYSKLIYSYIKDPVLLLGHDHIIKVKDCHDVLTLIVNGTRADPKEFPHMALLGYNKNPKSNAWACGGSLISNRWILSAAHCEKLDDKLV; from the exons atgtataggtacaagttgcatattattatatatttatattacaactcGAACATATTCATTATGAGCCTACATGTAA ATAATGTCaccaataaaattgtttttccgtTAGTTGATCAATCCAAAGCCACGGAAACATATTATTCGGCCGCTGAAA tGTGCAGCGAGTATTCGAAGttgatttatagttatataaaggATCCAGTATTATTGTTGGGTCACGACCACATTATCAAAGTTAAAGATTGTCACGATGTCTTAACCTTAATCGTTAACGGCACGAGGGCCGACCCAAAAGAATTTCCGCACATG gcTTTGTTGGGTTATAACAAGAACCCCAAAAGTAACGCATGGGCCTGCGGTGGATCACTGATCAGCAATAGATGGATCCTGTCCGCAGCACATTGTGAAAAACTAGATGACAAGTTAGtatga
- the LOC100572870 gene encoding coagulation factor IX isoform X1 — translation MKSVASLQCVYFMLFIIIICTVRFGRCAPQNKDNVTNKIVFPLVDQSKATETYYSAAEMCSEYSKLIYSYIKDPVLLLGHDHIIKVKDCHDVLTLIVNGTRADPKEFPHMALLGYNKNPKSNAWACGGSLISNRWILSAAHCEKLDDKLV, via the exons ATGAAGAGTGTTGCAAGTTtacaatgtgtatattttatgctgtttattataattatttgtactgTGCGTTTTGGACGTTGTGCACCGCAAAATAAAG ATAATGTCaccaataaaattgtttttccgtTAGTTGATCAATCCAAAGCCACGGAAACATATTATTCGGCCGCTGAAA tGTGCAGCGAGTATTCGAAGttgatttatagttatataaaggATCCAGTATTATTGTTGGGTCACGACCACATTATCAAAGTTAAAGATTGTCACGATGTCTTAACCTTAATCGTTAACGGCACGAGGGCCGACCCAAAAGAATTTCCGCACATG gcTTTGTTGGGTTATAACAAGAACCCCAAAAGTAACGCATGGGCCTGCGGTGGATCACTGATCAGCAATAGATGGATCCTGTCCGCAGCACATTGTGAAAAACTAGATGACAAGTTAGtatga